Proteins co-encoded in one Cucurbita pepo subsp. pepo cultivar mu-cu-16 chromosome LG15, ASM280686v2, whole genome shotgun sequence genomic window:
- the LOC111811101 gene encoding non-specific lipid-transfer protein-like protein At5g64080 yields the protein MATAKLFLALFSLAVLSLDLSTVSAAHDAPAPAVDCSSLILNMADCLSFVSNDSTTTKPEGSCCTGLKTVLKADADCLCQAFKNSAQLGVVLNVTKALSLPAACKVSAPAASNCKLSNSPASSPAIAPANSPKSEAAIAPAVNEPTAAPGPGKSAATGAMLSVGSVIGAIGVALLSSF from the exons ATGGCCACCGCCAAGCTTTTTCTCGCTCTCTTCTCTCTGGCTGTCTTGTCTCTAGATCTCTCCACTGTCTCCGCCGCTCACGACGCTCCAGCGCCGGCTGTGGACTGCTCCAGCCTCATCCTTAACATGGCCGACTGCCTCTCCTTTGTCTCCAACGACAGTACCACGACCAAGCCCGAAGGATCCTGCTGTACTGGTCTCAAGACTGTCCTCAAAGCCGACGCTGACTGCCTCTGCCAGGCCTTCAAGAACAGTGCACAATTAGGCGTCGTCCTTAACGTCACCAaggctctctctctccctgCCGCTTGCAAAGTCTCTGCTCCTGCTGCTTCTAACTGTAAAT tGTCGAACTCTCCTGCTAGTTCTCCTG CGATTGCGCCGGCAAACTCGCCAAAATCGGAGGCGGCGATTGCACCGGCGGTGAACGAGCCGACGGCGGCTCCAGGACCTGGAAAGTCGGCAGCGACGGGAGCGATGTTGTCAGTTGGATCTGTAATCGGCGCCATAGGAGTTGCTCTGTTGAGCAGTTTCTGA
- the LOC111776349 gene encoding chaperone protein dnaJ 20, chloroplastic-like, producing MVGTPTRPMVGLSCKAATTKGPDYYKLLSVSSGCNASGEEIKRAYRAMALQYHPDLVCDPLLKEQSTKMFVQLNAAYKTLSDPVLRRQYDDSMMGLNNGYSYERGGFEVDRTVWQRQILELKRRSACQRDRSVSWGGRMRARNYSEC from the coding sequence ATGGTGGGCACTCCGACCAGGCCGATGGTGGGCTTGTCCTGCAAGGCTGCTACCACCAAAGGGCCTGATTATTACAAATTGCTGTCGGTGAGTAGCGGCTGCAATGCAAGCGGTGAAGAGATCAAGAGGGCTTATAGAGCCATGGCTTTGCAGTATCATCCTGACCTGGTTTGTGATCCTTTGCTCAAAGAGCAGTCTACCAAGATGTTTGTTCAGCTGAATGCGGCGTACAAGACGCTCTCTGATCCTGTTCTTAGAAGACAATATGATGACTCTATGATGGGTTTGAATAATGGGTATTCCTATGAGAGAGGAGGCTTTGAGGTGGATAGAACCGTGTGGCAAAGGCAGATTCTTGAGCTCAAGCGTCGGTCTGCATGTCAAAGGGATCGGTCGGTGTCGTGGGGTGGGAGAATGCGGGCTCGGAATTACTCGGAATGTTAA